A single Crateriforma conspicua DNA region contains:
- a CDS encoding aminotransferase class I/II-fold pyridoxal phosphate-dependent enzyme: protein MDLSFYGDDQLPPQDNFPGILSHWAMLRGDQPAYYFTDAETLEEKLTYRELWDEVRGLAGYLQSRCGIRPGDRVLLIYPPGLDFVIGFYACHAAGAIAVPAFPPRRNRKASRIRSIVVDADARWALSTQSVVEQLTGDQFHEDLLGVQMLGTDDPSTRKPDRWRRPKLDGDSLAVLQYTSGSTGSPKGVMLTQRNLVTNTKFIKQAFEPPADTVAMTWLPTYHDMGLVGGVLMPMFVGVPNVLMSPMTFLQRPSRWFQSISKYGVTVSGGPNFAYQLCVDKIDDSELEGVDLSTFKIAFNGAEPIRASTLDAFTRRFEKYGFDHRSHLPCYGMAETTLLVTGGPSNPRPVTSWFDGGALDEKAVRPASEDQQGARQLVACGRVLEDESVLVVDPETCEVNASDAIGEIWVQSDCVGQGYWRRTEDSERTFNAFTADGDGPYLRTGDLGFLYEGQLYVSGRLKDMIIVRGVNRYPQDIEATVERASDVIQAGSVAAFAMNHDDREQLVIVAEAVRRRDHDWDRELQRIRRAVTEEHELPPDAVYIVRNSSVPKTSSGKIQRHACLHAVRDGNLKLIAKWVRWEEDGTSVTADGDAVPMMRAAAATGSDPDQAANRDLNPAIVDAVLHHIRRVAGDRATTLHLDTNIVLDLGLDSLERLEIAQNLERTFGGRFPEQVLDEIETVAQTASAIERYLPPGGESRAKTLLDQASDQPVDADSETPTAPRQVVEPEFDISQFAEYRRLKATMQQMAMTGVPNPYFTVHEQVVNDRTRIDGRELISFASYNYLGMSGHPAVTAAAAEAVKKYGTSVSASRLVSGEKPIHGQLEQLIADWVGVDASITMVGGHATNETTIGHLVGHGDLIIHDALAHNSIVQGALLSGAKRRPFPHNDYETLDRVLSDCRSQYRRVLIVIEGVYSMDGDFADVPEFVKVKKRHQAMLMVDEAHSFGTMGATGHGIAEHFAMDAREVDIWMGTLSKSAASCGGYIAGSKELIELLRYTAPGFVFSVGMPPAQVAAAIASLQTLDAEPERVQKLRENSELFLSLCQDRGLDTGDSGQTPVVPVITGNSMVALRLSHRLKADGINVQPILYPAVDESAARLRFFITCEHSEDQIRFTVERTAHHLAELGFQTASVAG from the coding sequence GTGGACCTGTCCTTCTATGGTGATGATCAGTTACCTCCCCAGGATAACTTTCCGGGAATCCTGAGCCACTGGGCGATGCTGCGTGGCGACCAGCCGGCGTATTACTTTACCGACGCCGAGACCCTGGAAGAAAAGCTGACCTATCGCGAACTGTGGGACGAAGTCCGCGGGTTGGCGGGGTATCTGCAAAGCCGGTGTGGCATTCGGCCGGGCGACCGAGTCCTGTTGATCTATCCGCCGGGCCTGGATTTCGTGATCGGTTTTTACGCCTGTCACGCCGCCGGTGCGATCGCCGTGCCCGCGTTTCCCCCCCGTCGCAACCGCAAGGCGTCGCGGATCCGATCGATCGTGGTCGACGCCGACGCACGGTGGGCGTTGTCGACGCAATCGGTCGTCGAACAGTTGACCGGCGACCAATTTCATGAGGATCTGCTTGGCGTCCAAATGCTGGGCACCGATGATCCGTCGACACGAAAGCCGGACCGCTGGCGCCGGCCCAAGCTGGACGGCGATTCGTTGGCGGTGCTGCAGTACACGTCGGGTTCGACCGGTTCGCCCAAAGGCGTGATGCTGACCCAGCGGAATTTGGTCACCAACACGAAGTTCATCAAGCAGGCCTTTGAACCGCCCGCGGACACGGTGGCGATGACCTGGCTGCCGACGTACCACGACATGGGTTTGGTCGGTGGGGTTTTGATGCCGATGTTTGTCGGCGTCCCGAATGTTTTGATGAGCCCGATGACGTTCTTGCAACGTCCGTCGCGTTGGTTCCAAAGCATTTCAAAGTACGGCGTGACCGTCAGCGGCGGCCCCAACTTTGCCTATCAGTTGTGTGTCGACAAAATCGACGACAGCGAACTGGAAGGCGTCGATTTGTCGACCTTCAAGATTGCGTTCAACGGCGCCGAACCGATCCGGGCTTCCACGCTGGACGCGTTCACACGGCGTTTTGAAAAGTACGGGTTTGACCATCGTTCACACCTGCCTTGTTACGGGATGGCTGAAACCACGTTGCTGGTGACCGGTGGTCCGTCCAACCCCCGTCCTGTGACGAGCTGGTTTGACGGCGGTGCGTTGGATGAAAAAGCCGTCCGTCCGGCCAGCGAAGATCAGCAAGGCGCCCGACAATTGGTCGCCTGTGGCCGCGTCTTGGAAGACGAATCAGTGCTGGTCGTCGATCCGGAAACCTGCGAAGTCAATGCGTCCGATGCGATCGGCGAAATCTGGGTGCAAAGCGACTGTGTGGGACAGGGATACTGGCGTCGTACGGAGGATTCCGAACGGACCTTCAACGCGTTCACCGCTGACGGCGACGGCCCATATTTGCGAACCGGCGACTTGGGCTTTTTGTACGAAGGCCAGCTGTACGTTTCCGGTCGTCTGAAAGACATGATCATCGTGCGGGGCGTGAATCGATACCCGCAAGACATCGAAGCGACTGTGGAACGCGCCAGCGATGTCATCCAAGCGGGTTCCGTCGCAGCGTTTGCCATGAACCACGACGACCGCGAACAGTTGGTGATCGTCGCCGAGGCGGTTCGGCGCCGTGATCACGACTGGGATAGGGAACTGCAGCGTATCCGCCGCGCGGTAACCGAAGAACATGAATTGCCGCCTGATGCGGTCTACATCGTTCGCAACAGCAGTGTTCCCAAGACCAGCAGTGGCAAGATCCAGCGTCACGCTTGTCTGCATGCGGTTCGCGACGGCAATTTGAAACTGATCGCCAAATGGGTGCGTTGGGAAGAAGACGGCACGTCGGTGACGGCCGATGGCGATGCGGTTCCCATGATGCGTGCCGCCGCGGCGACCGGTTCCGATCCCGACCAAGCCGCAAACCGTGATTTGAATCCGGCGATTGTTGATGCCGTGCTGCACCATATTCGTCGGGTGGCCGGTGATCGTGCCACAACGCTTCACCTGGACACCAACATCGTCTTGGACCTGGGGCTGGACAGTCTGGAGCGACTGGAAATCGCCCAGAATCTAGAACGCACCTTCGGCGGACGATTCCCCGAACAAGTCCTGGATGAAATTGAAACGGTTGCGCAAACCGCTTCGGCCATCGAACGCTACCTTCCGCCCGGCGGTGAGAGCAGGGCAAAGACGTTGCTGGACCAAGCGTCGGATCAGCCCGTTGACGCCGACTCGGAAACGCCCACCGCGCCCCGACAAGTCGTTGAACCGGAGTTCGACATCAGCCAGTTTGCCGAATACCGGCGGCTGAAAGCGACCATGCAGCAGATGGCCATGACGGGGGTCCCCAATCCCTACTTCACGGTTCACGAACAAGTTGTCAACGACCGGACACGGATCGACGGTCGTGAATTGATCAGTTTTGCCAGTTACAACTACTTGGGCATGAGCGGGCATCCGGCGGTGACCGCTGCCGCCGCCGAAGCGGTGAAAAAGTACGGGACCAGTGTTTCGGCCAGTCGTTTGGTTTCGGGCGAAAAACCGATCCACGGGCAACTCGAACAATTGATCGCCGATTGGGTGGGTGTGGACGCTTCGATCACCATGGTGGGCGGTCATGCGACCAACGAAACGACGATTGGTCACTTGGTCGGTCACGGTGACCTGATCATTCACGATGCGCTTGCCCACAACAGCATCGTCCAGGGTGCGTTGTTGTCGGGCGCGAAACGCCGGCCTTTCCCGCACAACGATTACGAGACGCTTGATCGCGTGCTTTCGGATTGCCGATCCCAGTACCGCCGCGTGCTGATCGTGATTGAGGGCGTATACAGCATGGACGGCGATTTCGCCGATGTGCCGGAGTTCGTCAAAGTCAAGAAACGGCACCAAGCGATGCTGATGGTGGACGAAGCCCACAGTTTCGGCACGATGGGGGCAACCGGACACGGGATCGCGGAGCACTTCGCGATGGACGCCCGTGAAGTCGATATCTGGATGGGCACCCTTAGCAAGTCGGCCGCATCGTGTGGCGGGTACATCGCCGGCAGCAAGGAATTGATCGAATTGCTGCGTTACACCGCCCCCGGTTTCGTCTTCAGCGTCGGCATGCCGCCGGCCCAGGTGGCCGCTGCGATCGCGTCATTGCAGACGCTGGACGCGGAACCCGAACGGGTTCAAAAACTGCGTGAAAACAGCGAATTGTTTTTATCGCTGTGTCAGGATCGTGGGCTGGACACGGGCGACAGTGGTCAAACGCCAGTGGTTCCCGTGATCACGGGCAATTCGATGGTGGCGCTTCGGCTGTCACACCGGCTGAAGGCGGATGGAATCAACGTCCAGCCAATTCTGTACCCCGCCGTCGACGAATCAGCGGCTAGATTGCGGTTTTTCATCACTTGCGAGCACAGCGAAGACCAAATTCGGTTCACCGTCGAACGTACCGCCCACCACTTGGCGGAACTGGGATTCCAAACGGCTTCGGTCGCCGGATGA